The Candidatus Rubidus massiliensis DNA segment ATCTAAAAGAAGTTATTAATCTGTTAAGATAATTTATGCGTGTTAGTCTAAAAGATGCATGTCAATTGCTAGAAAAAGGGGATATTGTAGCTCTCCCAACTGAAACTGTTTACGGTTTAGCATCTAAATTGACAAATCCATCATCCATTGAAAAAATTTATCAAGCTAAGGGAAGACCCAGCCAAAATCCTTTGATTATCCATGTTGCAAACATAAACTCTATTTTATCCTTTTTGAAACAACCCATTAATATAGAAATTTTTGAAGAATTTTGGCCAGGTCCTTTAACGATTGTTCTCCCAATTATTGAAGAACTTGTTCCCTCTATAGCAAGAGCTAATCTTCCAACGGCAGCTTTTAGAATACCAAGTCATCCCTTAGCGCTTAAAATTATAGAAGAAGTGGGTCCAATTGTTATGCCATCTGCTAACTTATCTGGTAAACCATCTGCCACACATCCAAATCATGTAGAAGTTGATTTTGGGTCAAGCTTTCCAGTTTTAGACGGTGGGAGCTGCACATATGGATTGGAATCAACCATATTAATTTACAATGATTGTAAATGGCAAATGATTCGCAAAGGTGCCTATCCATCAGAGGCTTTTAAGAAGAGTATAGGCTATATTCCTGAATTTGTAGTCAATGATTCTTCTAAACCTCTTTGTCCAGGACAACTTTTTCGCCATTACGCCCCCAACACCAATTTAATTTTAAGTAAAAGTTTTCCACCACAAGCGTTGATTTTAGGTTTTTACGAAAACATCTATCCTAAAGAATCACAAGTTTGGTATTTAGGGTCATTAAATAAGCCTGAACAAATAGCTGAAAACTTATATGCTTTTTTAAGAAAATTAGATGAAAAAAATATTTCAGTTGCCTATTTTGATACTAATTTTGCAGTGAATGGACTCATGGATACTGTTTTAGAACGGATCACTAAAGCCGCCTCTAAAGTTTAACTAAAATGGTCCTCTTTTATTCTTATATAGCTGTGGAATTATAAAGTATATAAGCTAAAGCATCAAGCAGCTTTCAAACCAATGTTGTGTGATTGAGGAAGCTTGTTGCAGCGTACCAGGCTCTTCAAAAAGATGTGTCGCACGTGGAACAATTTCTATTTTTTTATAAGACTTAATCAACTCGAAAGCTTTTTGATTAAGTTTTAGAACAGTTTCATCTTTTTGCCCAACTATTAATAAAATAGGAGCTTTAATTTTAGTTAAAGCAACACCGGCTAAATCTGGACGCCCACCCCTCGAAACGATAGCAAAAATATCATTTATTAATTCAGAAGCTGTAATAATTGCCGCTGCTGCACCAGTACTTGCTCCAAAGAGACCAATTTTTAAATGCTTAGTTTTAGTTTTTTCTTGAATCCAATAACAAACTTTTGTTAATC contains these protein-coding regions:
- the rimN gene encoding t(6)A37 threonylcarbamoyladenosine biosynthesis protein RimN — its product is MRVSLKDACQLLEKGDIVALPTETVYGLASKLTNPSSIEKIYQAKGRPSQNPLIIHVANINSILSFLKQPINIEIFEEFWPGPLTIVLPIIEELVPSIARANLPTAAFRIPSHPLALKIIEEVGPIVMPSANLSGKPSATHPNHVEVDFGSSFPVLDGGSCTYGLESTILIYNDCKWQMIRKGAYPSEAFKKSIGYIPEFVVNDSSKPLCPGQLFRHYAPNTNLILSKSFPPQALILGFYENIYPKESQVWYLGSLNKPEQIAENLYAFLRKLDEKNISVAYFDTNFAVNGLMDTVLERITKAASKV
- a CDS encoding Putative phosphoribosyl transferasec/MT0597, producing MHQEILIDIETLSLKGLLTIPKNAIAIVVFAHGSGSGRNSPRNKYVAKMLQDRDIATLLVDLLTEEEEKIDQETNKYRFDIPFLANRLTKVCYWIQEKTKTKHLKIGLFGASTGAAAAIITASELINDIFAIVSRGGRPDLAGVALTKIKAPILLIVGQKDETVLKLNQKAFELIKSYKKIEIVPRATHLFEEPGTLQQASSITQHWFESCLML